The nucleotide sequence GTGCTCTAATATTATTCTAACCATGGCCATGTAAGGCACAATAATGAACATTCCTGCTACTCCCCAAATCATGCTGCCGAAGATTAGACTTAAAATGGTGACAAATGGGTTCAATGCCACTTTCCCTCCTGTAATGGCAGGAGTTAGTATATTGTTTTCTACAAATTGTATAATGACAAAAGGCCCTATGTGGAATACTGTGGGTAATTGAATTTCAATTTAGAGGAAATAAAGTAAATCATGTTGATAAAATTTGTAATATTCCGATATCCACGAGCTCTTCTTTTAGCTAGTTGTATTTTGCTGTTAATCCCTTCCATGACACCATTGGCAATCTGGGACTCGACATAATTGGTAATTCCTTGCCAGTGGGACTTTATTGTGTTTACAAACTTCTTGAAGGCATACAAGCCTTCCTCTTCAACAAGGTCACACCAGTAAGCCAAGAAAGCAGAGCCCTCTTCTTTTGTTTTAAACTCCCAAAAGCTCTGAAATAAGGTCTTTAACCGATAAGCCTTCCCAATAGTTGGTAACAGTTCAATAAGTACCTGCCGGTCCTGCTTCTGTTTAGCGCTAAGTTTGTGTGTGGACTTTAATAGCGTGTATTTGTGTCCTTTAAGTATTGAGTGTTCTCGGACTTCTCGCTTACGTACATCGTCCATAGCTTCATTAAGCAGTTTGACTACATGAAATTTATCAAATGTTACCGAGGTGTTAGGAAAATGTTCGAGCATGCCTGCGATAAAACCTGTAGACATATCAATGCATGCGTCGGTAATTGACAGATGTTCAACACCCTTTGCTTTTAAATGGTCTTTAATTCTTCCGATAGTGTGCCGATCCTTGCCTGGAGTAACATGAATCACACGGCGAGTAGCCAAATCTGCTGCTACGGTCACATAATCATGTCCTTTTCTTACAGAAGTCTCATCAATACCCAATTGGGTCACCGAGCTTTGATCATCTGCCCGATAGGCAATTTGTATCCAGTAGTTAAATATATTCCATATGCGCTGTGGGTACTCATTCACTAAATCAGCTGCTTTGTTCACGGGCATCTCTCGCTCAATCAAAGCCATGCTAAAAGCCTCAAACAACAAAGTAAAACCACTTCCTTTTCTAGCCCACGGCACTTCCACGGTTTTTACCTTTCCATCCGTTGTTTTGATTCGAGGGACTTTGCAATGAAGATAACATTCATGTTCAAAAAAATTGAGGTGACGCCAAGTCCTATATTGAGTATCATGAACTTTACTTTCTGGTTCAAATACGAAACCACGCTCAAAGCTAATGGTTATATGAAGTTCTTGTTTACCATTGGATGCTTCCTGAAACCTAACATCGGTTACCGACCAAGGCTTTGTTAACTGCAAAGCCAATTGAAATATTTCGATACTGTTCATTTTGTAAAAATAACTACATTATATCACCTTTCCACAGTAAATCATATAGACCCTGACAAAATATATGGCTATCCAAAGTACAGTTGTTAGCGTATCTGATGTCAGGAATCCGAAAACAAGGGGGAAAATGGCGCCAATGAGCGTACCGAAGTATGGAATGAAATTAAAAATAGCTGCTACCACTCCTATTAATATAGCAAATTCCAAGCCTATGATAGTCAAAGCAACGGAGTGGGTAATGGAAAGGATAAGAACTACTATTAGCAGTCCTGTCATATAATTTGTCGAAACAGCGTTTACCTCATTGATTATTTTTTGTGTCTCACCTTTTTGGTCCTTTTTGGCCATCCATAAAATCACGTCAAATACCTTGTTCCTATAGTACAGCAGAAAAAATACATATACGGGCATGAGGAATATTCTGACCACCGTACTGGTAGTGACTGCAAACACGGAGCGTAGCAGTTCGCCATAATCTTCAATAAAATCAGCTGCCATTGAAATCGTTCTTTGCCTTAACTGCTCCTCTGGTACACCTATTAGTGAGGCAAAACCACCTGCGATACGGTTTATATTGGTAGTTGCCTGTTCCATGTGTCTTGGTAAATCTTCTGTAAGCAAAGAGACTTGAGTAGAAAGGAAAAAGATAAACCCTGCCAA is from Cytophagaceae bacterium ABcell3 and encodes:
- a CDS encoding AI-2E family transporter, giving the protein MDKRYQFFKKLTVYIVFFIVLIFALIKSKEFLVPILLAILFSYLLYPIAQFLEKRGTPRILSNLAAIFSAILILAGFIFFLSTQVSLLTEDLPRHMEQATTNINRIAGGFASLIGVPEEQLRQRTISMAADFIEDYGELLRSVFAVTTSTVVRIFLMPVYVFFLLYYRNKVFDVILWMAKKDQKGETQKIINEVNAVSTNYMTGLLIVVLILSITHSVALTIIGLEFAILIGVVAAIFNFIPYFGTLIGAIFPLVFGFLTSDTLTTVLWIAIYFVRVYMIYCGKVI
- a CDS encoding ISL3 family transposase, translating into MNSIEIFQLALQLTKPWSVTDVRFQEASNGKQELHITISFERGFVFEPESKVHDTQYRTWRHLNFFEHECYLHCKVPRIKTTDGKVKTVEVPWARKGSGFTLLFEAFSMALIEREMPVNKAADLVNEYPQRIWNIFNYWIQIAYRADDQSSVTQLGIDETSVRKGHDYVTVAADLATRRVIHVTPGKDRHTIGRIKDHLKAKGVEHLSITDACIDMSTGFIAGMLEHFPNTSVTFDKFHVVKLLNEAMDDVRKREVREHSILKGHKYTLLKSTHKLSAKQKQDRQVLIELLPTIGKAYRLKTLFQSFWEFKTKEEGSAFLAYWCDLVEEEGLYAFKKFVNTIKSHWQGITNYVESQIANGVMEGINSKIQLAKRRARGYRNITNFINMIYFISSKLKFNYPQYST
- a CDS encoding AI-2E family transporter — translated: MEIQLPTVFHIGPFVIIQFVENNILTPAITGGKVALNPFVTILSLIFGSMIWGVAGMFIIVPYMAMVRIILEHIDYLKPLGFLMSDKGTEKYALSGEKIKGVFKKQ